A stretch of the Nakaseomyces glabratus chromosome L, complete sequence genome encodes the following:
- the SMA2 gene encoding Sma2p (CAGL0L11286g~Ortholog(s) have role in spore membrane bending pathway and fungal-type vacuole membrane, prospore membrane localization), with amino-acid sequence MLIVKRFILWVLLFFMAITQLLLYLPDFSCSISTGLPLCTPQFNVNIVTGSRTTKDFVSSVRQFLRLISYLAIDMGWSKYLADPHIYNEENLVDTFDTDNLFKINYFGFCKKTSGKTKYCVANGDCGMDVLGILVRDVGLQLGRLTQRYENNTRILGDSLVFTYHLGLSSMRKFLRNDNYRNNAFSKLLLATDDQPYSNTRIKNYAKGVTVAYTLVVVNKIMFYMHLAEITISAAFVVAVLGFGFVLIFGKHHTIMPLLLKGWGSVLMVSSTSSYLATIVYLGTLKLLEPTEMLDTQSQVAGHVLNNDTHSNNWDLLQTTVGSGFVISCFRYIVQCLMLPLVFIAANRYTKAKDFLPAGTEELIKV; translated from the coding sequence ATGCTCATTGTGAAACGGTTTATTTTATGGGTGCTGCTCTTTTTCATGGCAATAACACAACTGTTGCTGTATTTACCAGATTTTTCTTGCTCGATCTCCACTGGTCTGCCGCTGTGTACACCGCAATTTAATGTAAATATAGTCACAGGGTCTAGAACAACCAAGGACTTTGTATCGAGTGTGAGGCAGTTCCTGCGGTTGATCTCATATCTGGCCATTGACATGGGCTGGTCCAAGTATCTGGCTGACCCGCACATATACAATGAGGAAAACCTTGTGGATACTTTTGATACAGACAATCTATTCAAGATCAACTATTTTGGGTTCTGTAAGAAAACCTCGGGTAAGACTAAATACTGTGTAGCTAATGGAGATTGTGGAATGGATGTACTTGGTATTCTCGTAAGGGATGTCGGTTTACAACTGGGTAGGCTGACTCAACGGTACGAAAACAACACTCGGATATTGGGAGACTCTTTGGTATTTACTTACCATTTAGGTCTCTCCTCTATGAGAAAGTTTCTGCGGAATGATAATTATAGGAACAATGCATTCTCAAAGTTGTTGTTGGCAACAGATGACCAGCCTTACAGTAATAcaagaatcaaaaactaCGCAAAGGGTGTGACAGTGGCTTACACTTTGGTGGTAGTGAATAAGATAATGTTTTATATGCATTTGGCGGAAATCACAATAAGCGCTGCATTCGTCGTTGCTGTTCTAGGGTTTGGGTTTGTGCTGATATTTGGGAAACACCACACCATAATGCCTCTTTTATTGAAAGGATGGGGGTCGGTTCTGATGGTCAGTTCAACCAGCTCTTATTTGGCAACTATTGTCTACTTAGGAACATTGAAATTGTTAGAACCAACTGAAATGCTGGACACACAATCCCAGGTTGCAGGTCATGTACTGAACAATGACACCCATAGCAATAATTGGGACCTGTTACAGACTACTGTGGGCAGTGGCTTCGTGATAAGTTGTTTCAGATACATAGTACAATGTCTAATGCTTCCGCTAGTTTTTATCGCAGCGAACAGATATACAAAGGCAAAAGACTTCCTACCAGCTGGCACAGAGGAACTCATCAAAGTATAG
- the MFT1 gene encoding Mft1p (CAGL0L11220g~Ortholog(s) have nucleic acid binding, protein complex scaffold activity and role in DNA recombination, mRNA export from nucleus, transcription elongation from RNA polymerase II promoter), with translation MTLNNEEVKEVKDKVNYGDVDLSFNRYLDVLGKAVSMSDDLLGGNVDEEGQVDTFTKANIEKLKQTAELRFIDAQANIDVKKIGYENWQKYNEKVFKALQDNEDNSSDELERLKLFQENLRDRIKRVSEMYDSVKNINQDLESLSEGKSNLAVSRLDWENELGKDLTEKLINRRYLQDRFGKASKTGNFKKHPRNTGSNNDHNGEALPETTSTSSTDKGNTDDSSRNDSITDIDREQTLTAFDDFSKGPAELKHIQSMLKSDISRLKEEVESYKEKWMNDAELFSKISSLLKDELKDREGTRYPSNDSKSQPANDEDEAESEDEDTNSGRFKRQTVGRAEEVGGEGEEALLADGDDDEEDEEDSSSTSESSYDEEIDNEEKQDIVEEEEDADENDDNFSKSRTPERVDNSNESNEKSDDLLEEGFPQPDADEKEQKQDN, from the coding sequence ATGACATTGAATAATGAAGAAGTGAAGGAGGTTAAGGACAAAGTAAACTATGGTGATGTTGACTTGTCCTTCAATAGGTACCTAGATGTGCTAGGAAAAGCGGTGTCGATGAGTGATGATCTTCTTGGCGGTAATGTGGATGAGGAAGGTCAAGTAGACACATTTACGAAGGCTAATAtagagaaattgaaacagACAGCCGAACTTCGATTTATAGATGCCCAGGCCAATATCGATGTTAAGAAAATAGGCTATGAGAATTGGCAGAAATATAACGAAAAAGTTTTCAAAGCTTTACAAGACAATGAAGACAATTCATCAGATGAATTAGAGAGGttgaaattatttcaaGAGAATTTACGTGATAGGATAAAGCGTGTTTCTGAAATGTACGATTCAGTAAAAAACATTAATCAAGATTTGGAATCACTCTCAGAAGGGAAGAGCAATTTGGCTGTTTCCAGGCTCGATTGGGAAAATGAGTTAGGGAAAGATCTTactgaaaaattaataaacAGACGGTACTTGCAGGACAGATTTGGTAAAGCTAGCAAAACTGgaaatttcaagaaacaTCCTCGCAATACTGGATCAAATAATGATCATAATGGTGAAGCTCTCCCAGAAACGACTTCAACAAGCTCTACTGATAAGGGTAACACCGACGATTCTTCCCGTAACGATAGTATTACGGACATAGATAGGGAGCAGACTTTAACTGCATTTGATGACTTCTCTAAGGGCCCAGCTGAACTGAAACACATTCAATCAATGTTAAAGTCTGATATTTCTAGATTAAAGGAAGAGGTCGAATcttataaagaaaaatggatGAATGATGCCGAATTATTTAGTAAGATATCCTCTTTATTAAAGGATGAACTGAAAGACAGAGAAGGTACTCGATATCCAAGTAATGATTCAAAATCCCAACCTGCAAATGACGAAGATGAGGCCGAatcagaagatgaagatacCAATTCAGGCAGATTTAAGAGGCAAACTGTCGGAAGGGCTGAAGAAGTTGGTGGTGAAGGTGAGGAAGCACTACTAGCAGATGGGgacgatgatgaagaagacgaagaaGACTCTTCATCCACTTCGGAAAGTTCTTacgatgaagaaattgacaatgaagaaaagcaagatattgttgaagaggaagaggatgccgatgaaaatgatgataattTCTCAAAATCGAGGACTCCTGAGAGAGTGGATAATAGTAATGAAAGTAATGAGAAATCAGATGATTTGCTCGAAGAAGGTTTTCCACAACCTGATGCTGATGAAAAAGAGCAGAAACAAGATAATTAG
- the OGG1 gene encoding 8-oxoguanine glycosylase OGG1 (CAGL0L11176g~Ortholog(s) have oxidized purine nucleobase lesion DNA N-glycosylase activity and role in base-excision repair, AP site formation, error-free translesion synthesis, telomere maintenance via telomerase), translating to MSINGLLNVSAGELCLKNVLQTGQSFRWLLDEATGIYSTTLKISDTLGYSIITLRQDVDFGQVFYEVLNAKVDTETIENHLKNYFRLDVDLQNLHKNHWLANDEKFKMLDHKGIRILGQEPWETLVSFICSTNNNIGRISKMCHALSENFGEYIDEYKGTKYYTFPSSEDIATKATEIQLRGLGFGYRAKYIIETAKKFVEDKKKYGLSDDAQFLNEVVAKKGYLEAREFLMGYCGVGPKVADCVCLMGLHMDEVVPVDVHVGRIAKRDYNIQAPKKFLQELRGQFDHLPITKKKINPELDYIRLKFTEIWGEYAGWAQGLLFFRETDKSDASAAKKRKTTSSPAASKKPKLDTNELVSAISVKAE from the coding sequence ATGAGCATCAACGGATTATTGAATGTATCGGCTGGGGAGTTGTGTTTGAAGAACGTTCTCCAGACTGGCCAGTCTTTTCGGTGGCTCCTTGATGAGGCTACTGGCATTTATTCTACtactttgaaaataagTGATACATTGGGATACTCAATAATAACGTTACGTCAAGATGTTGACTTTGGGCAGGTATTTTATGAAGTGCTGAATGCGAAAGTTGATACAGAAACAATAGAGAACCATCTTAAGAATTACTTTCGATTGGATGTAGACTTGCAAAATTTACACAAGAATCATTGGCTAGCTAATGATGAGAAATTCAAGATGCTGGATCACAAAGGCATAAGAATATTAGGGCAAGAGCCGTGGGAGACCCTAGTCTCTTTTATATGCTCaaccaataataatattggtAGGATAAGCAAGATGTGCCACGCTCTTTCAGAGAACTTTGGTGAATATATTGACGAATATAAAGGAACAAAATACTATACTTTCCCTTCTAGTGAGGATATAGCCACTAAAGCCACTGAAATACAATTGCGTGGGCTTGGTTTTGGATATAGAGCTAAGTACATCATCGAGACGGCCAAGAAGTTTGTTGAAGACAAAAAGAAGTATGGATTATCTGATGATGCCCAGTTTCTAAATGAAGTTGTTGCAAAGAAGGGCTATCTAGAAGCCAGAGAGTTTTTAATGGGCTATTGTGGTGTCGGCCCGAAAGTAGCTGATTGTGTTTGCTTAATGGGCCTACACATGGATGAAGTTGTACCTGTAGATGTACATGTTGGTCGCATTGCAAAAAGAGACTATAATATTCAAGCACCTAAGAAGTTTTTGCAAGAATTACGTGGACAGTTTGACCACCTTCCCATaaccaaaaagaaaataaaccCTGAACTTGATTATATTAGATTAAAATTTACTGAAATTTGGGGTGAATACGCAGGCTGGGCACAGGGATTACTATTCTTCCGAGAAACAGACAAATCCGATGCTTCTGCCgcaaagaaaaggaaaactaCATCTAGTCCAGCGGCTTCCAAAAAACCCAAACTCGATACCAATGAGCTTGTATCAGCAATTTCTGTTAAAGCAGAATAA
- the TEM1 gene encoding Ras family GTPase TEM1 (CAGL0L11242g~Putative guanosine triphosphate (GTP)-binding protein of the ras family), producing MSASEMRAASERVGEERNSLPSVRNQVDIQVGLIGDAQVGKTSLMVKYVQNIFDEEYTQTLGVNFLKRKVSIRSTDIVFSLMDLGGQREFINMLPIATLGSSVIILLFDLTRPETLNSIKEWYRQALGLNDSAIPILVGTKYDLFIDLEEEYQEKVSKTSMKYAQVMDAPLIFCSTAKSINIQKIFKVALAKIFDLTLTIPEINEIGDPLLIYKELGSKKNKSKNSSKPRRRSPVDNENKELVSQPHNYGHTSE from the coding sequence ATGAGTGCGAGTGAAATGAGAGCAGCTTCTGAGAGGGTTGGTGAAGAACGTAATAGCCTGCCAAGTGTGAGGAATCAAGTGGACATACAAGTGGGTTTGATAGGTGATGCGCAAGTTGGGAAGACCTCCCTGATGGTCAAGTACGTTcagaatatttttgatgagGAGTATACACAGACACTCGGTGTCAACTTTCTGAAAAGGAAAGTAAGTATACGATCTACTGATATTGTGTTTTCACTTATGGATCTTGGTGGTCAACGTGAATTTATCAACATGTTACCAATTGCCACCTTAGGCTCCTCAgttataatattattatttgatcTAACACGACCGGAAACATTGAACTCTATAAAGGAATGGTACAGACAAGCCTTAGGGTTGAACGACTCTGCAATCCCAATCTTGGTGGGTACGAAGTATGATTTATTTATTGACCTTGAGGAGGAATACCAAGAAAAAGTCTCTAAAACAAGTATGAAATATGCACAAGTTATGGATGCACCACTCATATTCTGTTCTACTGCCAAATCCATAAATATTCAGAAGATATTCAAAGTTGCATTGGCgaaaatatttgatttaacACTGACAATTCCAGAGATCAATGAAATTGGGGATCCACTATTGATATATAAGGAATTGGGatcaaaaaagaacaaatcAAAGAATAGTAGTAAGCCCAGAAGGCGAAGTCCTGtagataatgaaaataaagagCTAGTCTCACAGCCCCATAATTACGGTCACACATCTGAATAA
- the ORC1 gene encoding origin recognition complex subunit 1 (CAGL0L11264g~Ortholog(s) have ATP binding, ATPase activity, DNA replication origin binding, chromatin binding activity), which translates to MARNQKELNGWQILVLDEKDELIDYFEQKRPRRRRGAVERLGKDQIFLKQGDEGMLLSVGDTIVVKEDIKSNGIYLIQDLRLNTPGNLIEIWAFVLLGRDEIDARSYLQEILPEFVKDNGDEDSITEKYKNLVHDKELFFTATLIEIKLEQIIDKAKVLNQTEWNLLSTTDKGYETTYFLRYACEPSSSNFVAIDIDKESKNIHEWMPKKSLEYYKRLTEPLEVRNKKSPQKREVVNLSESNGIDTVEEKSIKMSGNVVDNSDNKPQSPIKRRPGRPRKNEVNQKQPEKIVETSTANVQNHDTKVDNIDIVSSTIPQKRKRGRPKKSTTLIINSNVVESTAPTKRSTRTKKARKIYTEDSFDEDPLDSDDNSGTDYFTDADDGEYKEEEKISEKIEQDEEELEVEEDEAQISDEAELLEDDYLSDNDTAKIALNKLKKTENRPSKMVQKSYQLEDSSRRKAQSKGYSSQPYTTGSIRKFTKKNVVRAKKGYTPFSKRYKSIDDIPDLMKMADFNQESTLNYFAKLGNRLSTGNDSLEVETIFSKIKKQLTSSQNKDAIVKSGNISDHLPARENEFASIYLSVYSAIESGSATTVYIAGTPGVGKTLTVREVISDLQAASLQGELPKFQYVEINGLKMVKPTDSYEFFWNKISGEELTWAAAMESLEFYFNKVPKNKKRPIVVLLDELDALVTKSQDVMYNFFNWSTYENAKLVVISVANTMDLPEKQLGNKVSSRIGFTRIMFTGYSHEELKTIIKFRLRGLNNSSFYVDPKTGNAKLAEATSNENVPEGMLKVRLKMTDDAIEIASRKVASVSGDARRALKVCKRAAEIAEKHYMAKHGYNYDGKAIIEDEEVREELEAGNIPQIEEDNDGEVQIVNINHIMKALNETINSHAITYVSRLAFAAKLFIYAILNLMKKTNTLDQTLGNVIDEVKLLMDKNSGNKNLHDIQKALYSSDHDGNMELRIRAWDFNINQLIEAGILSRQSMRNERTTTVRVNLAVEELREAIEKDDVIKAL; encoded by the coding sequence ATGGCTAGGAACCAGAAAGAGCTGAACGGGTGGCAGATACTAGTTCTGGATGAAAAAGATGAGTTGATTGACTATTTTGAGCAGAAGAGACCGAGACGTCGCAGAGGCGCTGTTGAGAGACTTGGAAAAGACCAGATATTTCTGAAGCAAGGCGACGAAGGTATGCTTCTATCTGTTGGTGATACGATTGTGGTTAAGGAAGACATCAAGAGCAATGGTATTTATCTTATACAAGATCTTCGATTGAATACGCCAGGAAACCTTATAGAGATATGGGCATTTGTGCTGCTTGGCCGTGATGAGATAGACGCTAGGTCTTATTTACAAGAGATACTCCCAGAATTTGTCAAGGATAATGGTGACGAAGATAGTATaacagaaaaatataagaaCTTAGTTCATGACAAGGAGTTATTCTTCACTGCGACACTTATTGAAATCAAATTAGAGCAGATCATCGATAAAGCGAAAGTATTAAATCAGACGGAATGGAATTTATTGTCTACAACAGACAAGGGTTACGAGACTACTTATTTCTTGCGCTATGCATGCGAACCTTCGTCTTCCAATTTTGTAGCTATAGATATTGACAAAGAGTCTAAGAATATTCACGAGTGGATGCCAAAGAAAAGCTTAGAATACTACAAGCGGCTTACCGAACCATTAGAAGtaagaaacaaaaagagcCCTCAAAAGAGAGAAGTAGTTAATCTATCGGAAAGTAATGGTATTGACACcgttgaagaaaaatcgATAAAAATGTCTGGTAATGTTGTTGATAACTCTGACAATAAGCCACAGAGTCCCATAAAAAGAAGGCCCGGAAGACCCAGGAAAAATGAGGTCAATCAGAAACAACCAGAAAAAATTGTAGAGACGTCTACTGCCAATGTGCAAAATCATGACACCAAGGTGGACAATATTGATATAGTGTCATCTACCATACCTCAGAAGAGGAAAAGAGGGAGGCCGAAGAAATCGACAACTTTGATTATTAATTCAAATGTGGTAGAAAGTACAGCTCCAACCAAGAGGTCAACgagaacaaaaaaagcGCGCAAAATATACACGGAGGATAGTTTTGATGAAGATCCATTGGACAGCGACGATAACTCAGGGACTGATTATTTTACAGATGCAGATGATGGCGAgtataaagaagaagagaagatatctgaaaaaatagagcaagatgaagaggagttggaagttgaagaagacgaagCTCAAATCTCTGATGAAGCCGAGCTTTTGGAAGATGACTATCTTTCTGATAATGACACAGCTAAGATAGCTcttaataaattaaaaaagaCCGAAAATAGACCATCTAAGATGGTGCAAAAGTCATACCAGCTTGAAGATTCTTCCAGAAGAAAGGCTCAGAGCAAAGGCTATTCAAGTCAACCATATACCACTGGCTCAATTAGGAaatttacaaaaaaaaatgttgtCAGAGCCAAGAAAGGGTATACTCCTTTTTCCAAACGTTATAAGtctattgatgatattccagatttaatgaaaatggCTGACTTTAACCAAGAATCAACATTGAACTACTTTGCTAAACTTGGAAATCGCCTAAGTACAGGAAACGATAGTCTTGAGGTAGAAAccatattttcaaaaatcaaaaagcaATTAACATCGTCACAAAATAAGGACGCAATTGTGAAATCTGGTAATATATCAGATCATCTTCCAGCCAGAGAAAATGAGTTTGcttcaatatatttgagTGTTTACAGTGCCATAGAGTCAGGGTCAGCTACAACTGTGTATATTGCTGGTACACCAGGTGTCGGTAAAACACTGACAGTAAGAGAAGTCATTAGCGACCTACAAGCTGCCTCATTACAGGGTGAACTGCCGAAATTTCAATACGTTGAAATTAACGGGTTAAAGATGGTGAAACCGACTGATAGTTACGAATTTTTTTGGAATAAAATATCGGGAGAGGAATTGACCTGGGCTGCTGCGATGGAGTCATTagaattttatttcaacAAAGTCCcaaaaaacaagaaaaggCCAATCGTAGTCTTATTAGATGAGCTTGATGCATTGGTGACTAAATCACAGGACGTTATGTACAACTTTTTTAATTGGTCCACTTACGAAAATGCAAAATTAGTTGTCATCAGTGTTGCGAACACTATGGATCTACCTGAAAAGCAACTTGGTAACAAAGTTTCATCCAGAATAGGTTTTACAAGAATCATGTTCACTGGTTACTCTCATGAGGAACTTAAGACGATCATAAAATTCCGTCTTCGCGGTTTGAACAACTCGTCCTTTTATGTGGATCCCAAAACTGGTAATGCTAAACTGGCCGAGGCTACAAGTAACGAAAATGTTCCGGAGGGTATGTTGAAGGTCAGACTAAAGATGACAGACGATGCTATCGAAATTGCCTCCAGGAAAGTTGCAAgtgtcagtggtgatgcAAGAAGAGCACTAAAAGTTTGTAAAAGGGCCGCCGAAATTGCTGAAAAACATTATATGGCTAAGCATGGCTATAATTACGATGGTAAAGCAATTATTGAAGACGAAGAGGTCAGAGAAGAACTCGAAGCTGGGAATATTCCTCAAATCGAGGAAGATAATGATGGTGAAGTTCAAATAGTTAATATTAATCACATTATGAAAGCTTTGAATGAGACTATTAATTCCCATGCCATCACTTACGTAAGTCGGCTTGCTTTTGCAGCGAAGCTTTTCATTTATGcaatattaaatttgatgaagaaaactAATACACTGGACCAAACTCTGGGCAATGTCATTGATGAGGTAAAATTATTAATGGATAAAAATAGCGGTAACAAGAACTTGCATGACATTCAAAAAGCTCTATATTCTAGTGATCATGATGGTAACATGGAACTGAGAATCCGTGCATGGGACTTCAACATAAACCAGCTCATTGAAGCAGGTATCTTATCAAGACAATCAATGAGAAATGAGAGAACTACAACTGTAAGAGTAAATTTAGCGGTGGAAGAGCTTCGTGAAGCAATCGAAAAGGACGATGTGATCAAAGCGTTGTAA
- the PIF1 gene encoding DNA helicase PIF1 (CAGL0L11198g~Ortholog(s) have 3'-5' exonuclease activity, ATP-dependent 5'-3' DNA helicase activity, G-quadruplex DNA binding, single-stranded DNA binding, single-stranded DNA-dependent ATP-dependent DNA helicase activity, telomerase inhibitor activity) translates to MSNKRNSSILRQDDYEINYDELSALLSDSSDWDDLSMDSPQHKRNCQARPIAGANNVEIPRPILRTPKAQLKAPPDCGRSISGLSEIDDSSIIELLQDKKPLEKNQILQNTHVLPRETKPPMLVPLKEIVPKPELNVLENISLMAESTQRAKPQSMNPSSLDISNVDEKVIEKHIEILSPKQVNKELNDLTNSDSSLQINEVLKKDISELSTEEIQFAKAQLGEKFRFLTQRTVFTDVNKKQSRIAAPDTRKVKIPIILSKEQEAVIDLAEKGHNIFYTGSAGTGKSVLLREMIKVLKKKYGPERVAVTASTGLAACNIGGITVHSFAGIGLGNGDVTKLYRKVRRSKKNVKRWSEISVLVIDEISMLDGELFDKLDFIAQKIRKNSDPFGGIQIVLCGDFFQLPPVSKDLSTPMKFAFQSLAWQKAIHVTIMLEKVFRQQGDTKFIDMLNQMRLGKIDMETEMEFKKLNRPLPNDDIIPAELYSTRAEVDRANRSRLNKLPGQAFCYNAIDGGTLEDQEMKDRLLQNFLAPKQLQLKIGAQVMMIKNIDAQLVNGSLGKVIAFMDPETYLFYSTILADSSVTPDVMEEMKDKPEELRERYAGDDEDEKMRVNKKRERFYEGNPNVVPQDDLDDSIFDFMTQATNVSDDARNDIERKKRIIKDLYKNADSRKRLPLVTFKTADMSTRTVLVEPEDWAIEDENEKPLVSRVQLPLMLAWSLSIHKSQGQTLPKVKVDLQRVFEKGQAYVALSRAVSREGLQVLNFDRSRIKAHDTVVDFYMTLVTADQAIEDLKRRNGGSLDKKKAYAPRPAARLDRSQTAPSSGITEMLRRRSRKVETESI, encoded by the coding sequence ATGAGTAATAAGAGAAATAGTTCGATTTTGAGACAAGATGATTACGAAATTAACTATGATGAGTTGAGTGCGCTTCTATCAGATTCTAGTGATTGGGATGACCTAAGCATGGACAGTCCTCAGCATAAGCGTAATTGTCAGGCACGACCAATAGCTGGTGCAAATAATGTGGAAATACCGAGACCTATTCTTCGAACGCCAAAAGCACAATTGAAGGCACCACCTGATTGTGGGCGCAGTATAAGCGGACTTTCCGAGATTGATGATAGCTCCATAATCGAATTACTTCAAGATAAAAAACCATTGGAAAAGAATCAAATTTTACAAAACACACATGTTTTACCAAGAGAGACAAAACCGCCTATGTTAGTTCCTTTGAAGGAAATAGTACCAAAACCAGAGCTTaatgttcttgaaaatatttCCTTAATGGCAGAAAGTACGCAAAGAGCAAAGCCACAGTCAATGAATCCAAGCTCACTAGATATCTCCAATGTTGATGAAAAAGTCATAGAGAAGCACATTGAGATTCTATCGCCGAAGCAAGTAAATAAGGAGCTTAATGATTTGACCAACTCCGATAGCAGTCTGCAAATTAATGAAGTTTTAAAGAAAGACATATCTGAATTAAGCACAGAAGAAATACAATTTGCAAAAGCACAATTGGGAGAGAAATTTAGATTTTTAACTCAGAGGACTGTATTCACAGATGTGAATAAGAAGCAAAGTAGAATTGCTGCGCCTGATACTAGGAAAGTAAAAATTCCCATTATATTAAGCAAAGAACAAGAGGCTGTCATCGATTTGGCCGAAAAGGGTCATAACATATTCTATACAGGTAGTGCGGGCACAGGTAAATCTGTATTGTTAAGAGAGATGATTAAAGTTCTTAAAAAGAAGTATGGGCCTGAAAGGGTGGCAGTTACTGCTTCGACCGGGTTAGCAGCATGTAATATTGGAGGTATAACGGTACACTCATTTGCGGGTATTGGTCTAGGTAACGGCGATGTTACGAAGTTATATAGAAAAGTACGAAGatcaaaaaagaatgttAAGAGATGGTCTGAGATAAGTGTACTTGTTATTGATGAGATTTCGATGCTCGACGGTGAACTTTTTGATAAGTTGGATTTTATTGCTCAGAAAATTCGCAAAAATAGTGATCCTTTCGGTGGAATTCAGATTGTTTTATGTGGTGATTTCTTTCAACTACCTCCAGTTTCAAAAGATCTGAGTACTCCAATGAAATTTGCTTTTCAATCATTAGCTTGGCAAAAGGCAATTCATGTGACAATTATGCTGGAAAAGGTTTTCAGACAACAAGGTGATActaaatttattgatatgCTGAACCAAATGAGATTGGGTAAAATTGACATGGAGACAGAAATGGAGTTTAAAAAGTTGAACAGACCTTTACCTAATGATGATATCATTCCAGCAGAACTATATAGTACTAGAGCTGAAGTTGACCGGGCAAATAGATCAAGGTTAAACAAGCTGCCAGGGCAGGCATTCTGTTATAATGCCATCGATGGAGGTACTCTGGAGGATCAAGAAATGAAGGATCGATTGCTGCAGAATTTCTTAGCTCCAAAGCAATTGCAATTAAAGATTGGTGCACAAGTTATGATGATCAAGAATATAGATGCACAGCTGGTCAATGGTTCTCTGGGGAAAGTTATTGCCTTTATGGATCCTGAAACATATTTATTCTATAGCACTATTTTGGCAGACTCATCTGTTACACCTGATGTCATGGAGGAGATGAAGGATAAACCAGAGGAATTAAGAGAGAGATATGCaggtgatgatgaagatgagaaaATGAGGGTGAATAAGAAACGCGAAAGGTTCTATGAAGGAAATCCCAATGTTGTTCCACAGGATGATCTCGATGATTCtatatttgatttcatGACCCAAGCCACAAATGTTAGTGACGACGCTAGAAACGATAttgagagaaagaagagaatcATCAAGGATCTTTACAAGAATGCAGACTCTAGAAAGAGACTACCATTGGTAACATTCAAGACTGCTGATATGTCTACTCGAACAGTACTAGTAGAGCCTGAGGACTGGGCCATCGAGGATGAGAATGAGAAACCTTTAGTGTCGCGAGTGCAGTTGCCACTGATGCTTGCTTGGTCTCTTTCGATTCATAAGTCACAGGGTCAAACTTTACCCAAAGTTAAAGTTGATTTGCAAAgagtatttgaaaaaggTCAGGCCTACGTTGCACTTTCAAGGGCAGTTTCAAGAGAAGGTTTGCAAGTGTTAAACTTTGATAGGAGTAGAATCAAGGCACATGATACAGTTGTTGATTTCTATATGACTTTGGTCACAGCAGATCAAGCCATCGAAGACCTGAAGAGGCGCAACGGTGGATCCCTCGATAAGAAAAAGGCATATGCACCACGACCAGCTGCACGACTCGATCGCTCTCAAACCGCTCCATCTAGCGGTATAACTGAGATGCTAAGAAGGAGGTCTAGGAAAGTGGAAACAGAATCAATCTAG